One window of Gloeothece citriformis PCC 7424 genomic DNA carries:
- a CDS encoding type II toxin-antitoxin system YafQ family toxin, giving the protein MRELIWDNSFKRAFKRVTRKQPQLEEKIFEVLELLIQDPFAPSLRSHKLKGQLEGLWSCWVEYDCRIIFTFETTLEKDIEFIILILVTPIDYLMNLIIDKVVLIV; this is encoded by the coding sequence ATGAGAGAATTGATTTGGGATAATAGCTTTAAAAGAGCCTTCAAGCGTGTAACGCGCAAGCAACCGCAGCTTGAAGAAAAAATTTTTGAAGTTTTAGAATTACTAATTCAAGACCCTTTTGCTCCTTCCCTAAGATCACATAAACTAAAAGGACAATTAGAGGGATTATGGTCTTGTTGGGTTGAATATGACTGCCGTATTATCTTTACTTTTGAAACCACTTTAGAGAAAGATATAGAATTTATTATTTTAATATTAGTAACACCGATCGATTACTTAATGAACCTGATTATAGACAAAGTTGTATTAATCGTCTGA
- a CDS encoding hydrogenase maturation protease has product MLTIIGCGNLNRSDDAVGVIIVQRLQQFLKENSYQNIRAYDCGTGGMEVMFQARGSTELIIVDACSTGSEPGAIFKVPGSELEALPEPSYSLHDFRWDHALGAGRKIFKDDFPQTVTVFLIEAECLDLGLELSPKVKRAAEEVLGMLQDIIKSTRDE; this is encoded by the coding sequence GTGCTGACAATAATAGGATGCGGTAACCTTAACCGAAGTGATGATGCTGTAGGAGTCATTATCGTTCAGCGCCTCCAGCAATTTTTAAAAGAAAACTCTTATCAAAATATACGTGCTTATGACTGTGGAACTGGCGGAATGGAAGTCATGTTTCAGGCGCGAGGTAGCACAGAATTAATCATAGTTGATGCTTGTTCGACGGGATCAGAACCCGGTGCTATTTTTAAAGTACCCGGTTCAGAATTAGAGGCATTGCCTGAGCCTAGTTACAGCTTACATGATTTTAGATGGGATCATGCTTTAGGGGCAGGGCGAAAAATTTTTAAAGATGATTTTCCTCAAACGGTTACGGTTTTTTTAATTGAGGCGGAATGTCTCGATTTAGGTTTAGAATTGAGTCCAAAGGTTAAAAGGGCGGCTGAGGAAGTTTTGGGAATGTTGCAGGATATAATAAAAAGTACAAGAGATGAATAA
- a CDS encoding Uma2 family endonuclease, whose translation MLLTERQCDRVVLYRISWQQFENILANLGESRSARIAYDNGRLEIMTPLPEHEYYNRAISIVIEDIAEFLELDYDCYGSSTWKRELKMAGVEPDNCFYFQNEPLIRGKLQFDLNQDPPPDLALEIDITSKSLDRFPIYGRLGVPEIWCYDSGELKIYQLQGEEYFQVENSLVFPNLRVQEIPSLIDTYRSQGRRVFRREVREWVSRQMG comes from the coding sequence ATGTTACTGACTGAACGTCAATGCGATCGGGTAGTTCTTTATAGGATTAGTTGGCAACAATTTGAAAATATATTAGCGAATTTAGGGGAAAGTCGTTCAGCTAGAATAGCTTATGATAACGGAAGACTAGAGATTATGACACCCTTACCTGAACATGAGTATTACAATAGAGCTATTAGTATTGTTATTGAAGATATAGCTGAATTTTTAGAGTTAGATTATGACTGTTATGGTTCAAGCACTTGGAAGCGAGAGTTAAAAATGGCAGGAGTAGAACCGGATAATTGTTTCTATTTCCAGAATGAACCTTTAATCCGAGGTAAGTTACAATTTGATTTGAATCAAGATCCGCCTCCAGATTTAGCCTTAGAAATAGATATTACCAGTAAATCTTTAGATCGGTTTCCCATTTATGGGCGTTTAGGTGTGCCCGAAATTTGGTGTTATGATTCAGGAGAGTTAAAAATTTATCAGTTGCAAGGTGAGGAATATTTCCAGGTAGAAAATAGTTTAGTTTTTCCTAATTTACGAGTTCAAGAAATCCCCTCATTGATTGATACTTATCGAAGTCAAGGAAGACGGGTTTTTCGGCGGGAAGTTAGAGAATGGGTTAGCAGACAGATGGGTTAA
- the ppsA gene encoding phosphoenolpyruvate synthase: protein MVTTIAQEGSTSREQALILWFEEVGTKDVGLVGGKNSSLGEMIQQLTPKGINVPTGFATTAYAYRHFIESAGLETKLRELFKDLDVNNVRNLQQRGRQARALILNTPFPEDLNNAITLAYRRLCERYGYDASICDRFAPEDQEECQLQTQTVDVAVRSSATAEDLPEASFAGQQETYLNVQGIKAVLDSCHKCFASLFTDRAISYRQHNGFDHFAVALSVGVQKMVRSDLASSGVMFSIDTETGFKNAALITAAYGLGENVVQGAVNPDEYFVFKPTLKQGFRPILEKRLGSKAIKMVYDIGGTKLTKNVEVPEPERQKYCISDDEILTLGQWAIQIEEHYSSVRGVYTPMDIEWAKDGITGDLFIVQARPETVQSQKATNVLKSYELKDHSQILATGRSVGAAIGQGKAHVILNVSKINDFKPGEVLVTNRTDPDWEPIMKQASAIVTNQGGRTCHAAIIAREMGIPAIVGCGDATETIKTGQEVTVCCSEGDEGHVFSGLLPYEIRETKLDDLPKTRTQILMNVGNPEQAFSLSGIPAQGIGLARLEFIINNHIKAHPLALLKFDQLEDENAKRNIAQLTKLYEDKSQFFVDKLAHGVGMIAAAFYPKPVIVRMSDFKSNEYANLEGGSQFEPKEENPMIGWRGASRYYDPNYREAYALECKALKTVRDEMGLTNVIPMIPFCRTPDEGRRVLEEMAKHGLERGVNGLQVYVMCELPSNVILADEFSQVFDGFSIGSNDLTQLTLGLDRDSALVAHLFDERNEGVKRMVKLAIETAKANGRKIGICGQAPSDYPEFAKFLVELGIDSISLNPDSVLKTMLMVAEVEAGQQ from the coding sequence ATGGTTACGACAATTGCACAAGAGGGATCTACCTCAAGAGAACAAGCACTCATTTTATGGTTTGAAGAAGTAGGAACAAAAGATGTCGGATTAGTAGGGGGAAAAAACTCTTCTTTGGGTGAAATGATTCAACAATTAACCCCCAAAGGAATCAACGTCCCCACCGGTTTTGCTACCACAGCTTATGCTTATCGTCATTTTATTGAATCAGCCGGACTAGAAACAAAATTACGAGAACTTTTTAAAGATTTAGATGTCAATAACGTCAGAAATTTGCAACAACGAGGAAGACAAGCAAGAGCATTAATTCTTAATACTCCCTTCCCCGAAGATCTCAACAATGCAATTACCCTTGCCTATCGTCGTTTATGCGAACGCTATGGTTATGATGCCAGTATTTGCGATCGCTTTGCCCCAGAAGATCAAGAAGAATGCCAACTTCAAACCCAAACCGTTGATGTAGCGGTTCGTTCCAGTGCCACAGCAGAAGACTTACCCGAAGCGAGTTTTGCCGGACAACAAGAAACCTATCTTAACGTTCAAGGCATTAAAGCGGTTTTAGACTCTTGCCATAAGTGTTTTGCCTCTCTCTTTACCGATCGCGCCATTTCCTATCGGCAACACAATGGTTTTGACCATTTTGCCGTTGCTCTTTCGGTGGGAGTGCAAAAGATGGTACGTTCTGACTTAGCCTCTTCTGGAGTGATGTTCTCCATCGACACCGAAACCGGCTTTAAGAATGCTGCCTTAATTACCGCCGCTTACGGGTTAGGGGAAAACGTGGTACAAGGGGCAGTTAACCCGGATGAATATTTTGTCTTTAAACCGACTCTCAAACAAGGGTTTCGACCGATTCTCGAAAAACGCCTCGGCAGTAAAGCCATCAAAATGGTCTATGATATCGGCGGGACTAAATTAACCAAAAACGTAGAAGTTCCCGAACCCGAACGGCAAAAATATTGCATTAGTGACGATGAAATCTTAACTCTCGGTCAATGGGCGATTCAAATCGAAGAACATTATTCTAGTGTTCGGGGCGTTTATACTCCGATGGATATTGAATGGGCAAAAGATGGCATCACGGGAGACTTATTTATCGTTCAAGCCCGTCCAGAAACGGTACAATCTCAAAAAGCAACCAACGTACTCAAATCTTACGAACTCAAAGATCATAGTCAAATTTTAGCAACTGGGCGGAGTGTGGGAGCAGCGATCGGTCAAGGAAAAGCTCATGTAATTCTCAATGTTTCCAAGATCAACGATTTTAAACCCGGAGAAGTTCTTGTTACCAACCGCACCGATCCGGACTGGGAACCGATCATGAAACAAGCCAGCGCGATCGTTACCAACCAAGGGGGACGGACTTGTCACGCTGCCATTATTGCGCGAGAAATGGGCATTCCGGCGATTGTCGGGTGTGGAGATGCCACCGAAACCATCAAAACAGGTCAAGAGGTCACAGTCTGTTGTTCAGAAGGGGATGAAGGTCACGTTTTCTCCGGTTTGCTGCCTTATGAAATCCGAGAAACTAAACTCGATGACTTGCCAAAAACCCGTACACAAATCTTAATGAATGTGGGCAACCCCGAGCAAGCCTTTTCTTTATCGGGTATTCCAGCGCAAGGAATAGGGTTAGCCCGGTTAGAATTCATTATTAATAACCATATCAAAGCCCATCCTTTAGCTTTGCTCAAATTTGACCAATTGGAAGATGAAAATGCCAAACGAAACATAGCCCAATTGACCAAACTTTATGAGGATAAATCGCAATTTTTCGTCGATAAACTCGCTCATGGTGTAGGGATGATCGCCGCCGCTTTCTATCCCAAACCGGTCATCGTGCGGATGTCTGATTTTAAATCTAACGAATATGCCAACCTTGAGGGGGGTAGTCAATTTGAACCGAAAGAAGAAAACCCGATGATCGGGTGGCGTGGTGCATCCCGTTATTATGATCCTAATTATCGAGAAGCCTATGCTTTAGAATGTAAAGCGTTAAAGACGGTCAGGGATGAGATGGGGTTAACTAATGTTATTCCGATGATTCCCTTCTGTCGCACTCCGGACGAAGGCCGACGGGTACTTGAAGAAATGGCTAAACATGGGTTAGAACGGGGTGTTAATGGATTGCAAGTTTATGTGATGTGTGAGTTGCCCAGTAATGTTATCCTTGCGGATGAATTTTCGCAAGTATTTGATGGGTTTTCCATTGGTTCTAATGACCTAACTCAGTTAACCTTGGGATTAGATCGAGATTCTGCGCTAGTTGCTCATTTATTCGACGAACGCAACGAAGGGGTTAAACGGATGGTTAAATTAGCGATCGAAACTGCCAAAGCTAACGGACGGAAAATCGGTATTTGCGGCCAAGCGCCGAGTGATTATCCTGAGTTTGCTAAGTTTTTAGTTGAATTAGGTATTGATTCCATCAGTTTAAATCCTGATTCGGTTTTGAAAACTATGTTAATGGTTGCTGAAGTTGAAGCAGGACAACAATAA
- a CDS encoding VWA domain-containing protein has translation MKKKLIFGFIIGLFFSFLWGCVEIDSFETADRVLSSNLLPKIEVENNIIPDEVALRYSTKNISEPLPSLDQYPLYAAQPSNTPNTLYLEIYSSAEKANAQKEDERWLVDVAEQFNAQKIKVSSGKTIQVGIRNIPSGVAQRILAAKAAKPAGYTPSNELWLSLLKRDGINPILIHPTLLASNVGIVINNEAKENIAGHGELTFKQILDAILAGKLTIGYTNPFASSTGLNLLYTLFWTAAGHDQGGKPLTVAELQSPQVRSVFEAFQKQVLITALVTPDLKEIFLREPDKLPAFAVDYLSYATLKQLPEFQQTTYIPFGVPHNSPLVGFEWNNVEQQQGLKKFAEFATSQQMQQLAPPQGKELTDYLQAKKFPTLPSGEVLRTAQSFWKLQKDAGKTVYLMTVIDTSGSMDGAPLEAVKKGLRIASKEINPGNYVGLVTYGDRAAEVVPLGLFDELQHKRFLAAIDNLRADGATAMYDGMMIGLSKLMEQKKNNPDGRFYLLLLTDGQANMGVTFDEVKEVIEYSGVRVYPIAYGDVNQEELEAIASLRESTVKKGTPENVEDLLKGLFQTNL, from the coding sequence ATGAAAAAAAAGCTCATATTTGGGTTTATTATCGGACTTTTTTTCTCTTTTTTATGGGGATGTGTTGAGATAGACTCTTTTGAAACTGCTGATCGGGTACTTTCTAGCAACTTATTACCGAAAATAGAGGTTGAAAATAACATTATTCCTGATGAAGTTGCTTTGCGCTACTCTACAAAAAATATTAGCGAACCTCTTCCGTCTTTGGATCAATATCCCCTTTATGCTGCTCAACCTTCTAATACACCTAATACCCTGTATCTTGAAATCTACAGTTCTGCGGAAAAAGCCAATGCTCAAAAAGAAGATGAACGCTGGTTAGTGGATGTAGCAGAACAGTTTAATGCTCAAAAGATTAAAGTTAGTTCAGGAAAAACTATTCAAGTTGGAATTCGCAATATTCCTTCAGGGGTTGCTCAACGAATATTAGCAGCTAAAGCGGCTAAACCGGCGGGTTATACCCCTTCTAATGAACTATGGTTATCTCTATTAAAAAGGGATGGAATTAACCCTATTCTCATTCATCCGACTTTGCTTGCGAGTAATGTAGGTATAGTCATTAATAACGAAGCCAAAGAAAATATAGCTGGCCATGGAGAGTTAACATTTAAGCAAATTCTGGATGCTATTTTAGCCGGTAAACTAACCATTGGTTATACAAATCCTTTTGCCAGTTCGACAGGATTAAACTTACTGTATACCTTATTTTGGACAGCAGCCGGACATGATCAAGGTGGAAAGCCTTTAACCGTTGCCGAACTTCAATCCCCTCAAGTTAGGTCTGTTTTTGAAGCCTTTCAAAAGCAAGTCTTAATAACAGCTTTAGTCACCCCAGATTTAAAGGAAATTTTCCTACGCGAACCAGACAAATTACCCGCCTTTGCAGTTGATTATCTCAGTTATGCAACCCTAAAACAATTGCCAGAATTTCAACAAACCACTTATATTCCTTTTGGTGTTCCTCATAATAGTCCTTTAGTTGGTTTTGAATGGAATAATGTAGAACAACAACAAGGATTAAAAAAATTTGCTGAATTTGCGACAAGCCAACAAATGCAGCAATTAGCGCCACCTCAAGGAAAAGAACTAACCGACTATCTTCAAGCTAAAAAATTTCCTACCCTTCCTAGTGGAGAAGTGTTAAGGACGGCTCAATCTTTTTGGAAATTGCAAAAAGATGCCGGTAAAACCGTTTATTTAATGACCGTAATTGATACCAGTGGATCAATGGATGGCGCACCTTTAGAAGCCGTCAAAAAAGGGTTACGTATTGCCAGTAAAGAAATTAATCCAGGGAATTATGTAGGGTTAGTTACTTATGGCGATCGCGCCGCAGAAGTTGTTCCTTTAGGACTTTTTGATGAGCTTCAACATAAAAGATTTCTAGCAGCCATCGATAATTTGAGAGCCGATGGAGCAACAGCCATGTATGATGGAATGATGATTGGATTATCTAAATTAATGGAGCAGAAAAAAAATAACCCTGATGGACGTTTTTATCTATTACTATTAACAGATGGACAAGCCAATATGGGAGTAACATTTGACGAAGTTAAAGAGGTGATTGAATATAGCGGGGTGCGGGTATATCCCATTGCTTATGGAGATGTTAACCAAGAAGAATTAGAAGCGATCGCCAGTTTAAGAGAGTCCACTGTTAAAAAAGGAACTCCAGAAAATGTAGAAGATTTACTTAAAGGTTTATTCCAAACAAATCTATAG
- a CDS encoding DNA methyltransferase has protein sequence MNQQLSLFSHENFSRLEILLEQKNLGTFKDSLKSPIHRWFKYPAGYSYRFVEFFLELNNFNEKSYILDPFVGTGTTNIVAKKMGINSVGIEAHPFVYWVANIKCFWEYNLKELKNKIQSLISQLENIRPYPGFHALEEFPELVHKCFSASNLWYLKCIRDTIENFPVTQEERDFFKLALTDTLRTASSAGSGWPYIAPSKYHEKNERPAFEVFSKTLHAMYNDICQVRLYPSKQVKTQILLQDARCDYPLVSESIDLVITSPPYLNNYDYADRTRLEMYFFALANSWGDITRQIRDKLIIAATTQVSRGQFADDPLCPQLKDIDITLYQDLSKKVNSLNAVRLKKGGKKNYDLMVAGYFNDMLSVLIQIHRVLKPGTNFVLMLGDSAPYGVHIPTEEYLGRLGIAIGFNNFCIYPIRKRGEKWKHNPQRHKIPLKESILILKKG, from the coding sequence ATGAATCAGCAGTTGTCTCTTTTTAGTCATGAAAATTTTTCTCGGCTAGAAATTTTACTAGAACAAAAAAATTTAGGAACTTTTAAAGATAGTTTGAAAAGCCCAATACATAGATGGTTTAAATATCCGGCTGGTTATAGCTATCGCTTTGTTGAATTTTTTTTAGAGTTAAATAATTTCAATGAAAAATCCTATATATTAGATCCTTTTGTTGGAACAGGAACAACAAATATTGTTGCTAAAAAAATGGGCATAAATTCAGTAGGGATAGAAGCTCATCCTTTTGTCTATTGGGTAGCAAACATTAAGTGTTTTTGGGAATATAATCTTAAAGAATTAAAAAATAAAATTCAATCTTTGATATCACAGTTAGAAAATATTCGCCCCTATCCTGGATTTCATGCTTTAGAAGAGTTTCCTGAGTTAGTTCATAAGTGCTTTTCTGCCTCAAATCTATGGTATCTTAAATGTATAAGAGATACTATAGAAAATTTTCCTGTAACTCAAGAAGAACGAGATTTTTTTAAGTTAGCACTTACTGATACTTTACGTACTGCATCGAGTGCTGGAAGTGGCTGGCCATACATTGCACCATCTAAATATCATGAAAAAAATGAGCGGCCAGCCTTTGAAGTATTTTCTAAAACACTTCATGCAATGTATAATGATATTTGTCAAGTTAGATTATATCCTAGCAAGCAGGTAAAAACACAAATTCTTTTACAAGATGCTCGCTGTGATTACCCTCTGGTTTCTGAAAGCATAGATTTAGTCATTACTTCACCACCCTATTTAAATAATTATGATTATGCAGACCGAACAAGGCTTGAAATGTATTTCTTCGCCTTAGCAAATAGTTGGGGAGATATAACAAGGCAAATTCGAGATAAACTTATTATTGCTGCAACCACACAGGTTAGTCGCGGACAATTTGCCGACGATCCTCTTTGTCCACAACTAAAAGATATTGATATTACTTTATATCAAGATTTATCTAAAAAAGTTAATAGCTTGAATGCTGTGCGATTAAAAAAAGGTGGGAAAAAAAATTATGATCTTATGGTCGCGGGTTATTTTAATGATATGCTTTCAGTTCTTATTCAAATACATCGTGTTTTAAAGCCTGGTACTAATTTTGTTCTCATGTTAGGAGATTCTGCACCCTATGGGGTTCACATTCCTACTGAAGAGTATTTAGGGAGACTAGGAATCGCAATTGGATTTAATAATTTTTGTATTTACCCAATCAGAAAAAGAGGAGAAAAATGGAAGCATAATCCACAAAGGCATAAAATACCTCTAAAAGAAAGTATACTTATTTTAAAAAAAGGTTAA
- the serS gene encoding serine--tRNA ligase, translated as MLDIKQIRENPELVQEKLNRRSAAKDYDLTPILQLDERQRELESSRVQLQTRGNEISKLIPQKIKGGSDPKGEEIKALKEEGNTVKNQLSSLEPQEKEIKAQIESLLLQLPNLPSDSTPLGKDETENVEIRRWGDEYLPKIKVLPHWEIGEKLGILDFERAVKVAQSRFVNLIGAGAALERALINFMLDRQIEAGYLEVMPPILINTTSLQGTGQLPKFSEESFKCSEDELWLAPTAEVPVTNLYRDNVIEGEQLPIKHCAYTPCFRREAGSYGKDTRGLIRLHQFNKVELVKLVHPETSEAEHEALVKDAEAILQALKLPYRVIELCTGDLGFGAAKCYDIEVWLPSSDTYREISSCSNFRDFQARRANIRFKEKGKKGTQYVHTLNGSGLAIGRTMSAILENYQQEDGTIKVPEVLQPYLKREVIGKS; from the coding sequence GTGTTAGACATCAAGCAAATTCGAGAAAACCCTGAACTGGTACAAGAAAAACTTAACCGCCGTAGTGCTGCCAAAGACTACGATTTAACTCCGATTTTACAATTGGATGAGCGACAACGAGAATTAGAGTCAAGCCGGGTGCAACTGCAAACTCGCGGAAATGAAATTAGTAAACTCATTCCTCAAAAGATTAAAGGGGGTAGTGATCCGAAAGGGGAAGAAATTAAGGCGCTGAAAGAAGAAGGCAATACCGTTAAAAATCAGTTATCTTCTTTAGAACCTCAAGAAAAAGAAATCAAAGCACAAATCGAGAGTTTATTATTACAATTACCCAATTTACCGAGTGATTCAACTCCCCTGGGAAAAGATGAGACAGAGAATGTTGAAATACGTCGCTGGGGAGATGAATATTTACCCAAAATTAAAGTGCTACCTCATTGGGAAATTGGAGAAAAGTTAGGGATTTTAGATTTTGAAAGGGCGGTAAAAGTCGCTCAAAGTCGCTTTGTTAATTTAATCGGTGCGGGTGCGGCTTTGGAAAGAGCATTAATTAATTTTATGCTCGATCGCCAAATCGAGGCCGGTTATTTAGAAGTGATGCCCCCTATTTTAATTAATACTACCTCTTTACAAGGAACAGGACAACTCCCGAAATTTTCTGAAGAGAGTTTTAAGTGTAGTGAAGATGAATTATGGTTAGCTCCGACGGCTGAAGTTCCGGTTACGAATTTATATCGAGACAATGTTATAGAGGGGGAGCAACTCCCGATTAAACATTGTGCTTATACTCCTTGTTTTCGTCGGGAAGCTGGCAGTTATGGGAAGGATACAAGGGGATTAATTCGTTTACATCAATTCAATAAAGTAGAATTAGTTAAACTGGTTCATCCTGAGACTTCAGAAGCAGAACATGAGGCTTTAGTTAAGGATGCTGAAGCGATTTTACAAGCGTTAAAATTACCTTATCGGGTGATTGAATTGTGTACGGGGGATTTAGGTTTTGGGGCAGCTAAATGTTATGATATAGAGGTCTGGTTGCCCTCTTCTGATACCTATCGGGAAATTTCTAGTTGTTCCAATTTTAGAGATTTTCAGGCAAGACGGGCTAATATTCGCTTTAAAGAAAAGGGTAAAAAAGGAACTCAATATGTTCATACTCTTAATGGTTCTGGGTTAGCCATAGGGAGAACCATGTCTGCTATTTTAGAGAACTATCAACAAGAGGATGGCACGATAAAAGTTCCTGAAGTTTTACAACCTTATTTAAAGCGAGAAGTTATCGGGAAAAGTTAG
- a CDS encoding type II toxin-antitoxin system VapC family toxin, which produces MIRTFIDSGVLIAAARGQGIMAQTAIEILKDSNREFVSSIFVKMEVLPKAIYNKKSDEIEFYEEFFKEVNYWATNINQIIQIAYQESSQYGLGAMDALHIAAAVSVRANEFFTNERPEKSIHRTKSIKIISIYNY; this is translated from the coding sequence ATGATACGAACCTTTATTGATTCAGGGGTTCTTATTGCTGCTGCTCGTGGCCAAGGTATAATGGCTCAAACAGCAATAGAGATTCTCAAAGATTCTAATCGAGAATTTGTCTCTAGTATTTTTGTGAAAATGGAGGTTTTACCTAAAGCGATATATAATAAGAAATCGGATGAAATTGAATTTTATGAAGAGTTTTTTAAGGAGGTTAATTATTGGGCAACAAATATAAACCAGATTATTCAGATAGCCTATCAAGAAAGTAGTCAATATGGCTTAGGGGCAATGGATGCTTTACATATTGCTGCGGCTGTTTCAGTTAGAGCCAATGAGTTTTTTACCAATGAAAGACCAGAAAAGTCAATTCACAGAACCAAAAGTATTAAAATTATATCAATTTATAATTATTAA
- a CDS encoding DUF2281 domain-containing protein produces MDSEQLLLQKWRDLPPDKKQEVIDFVAFLESRIKEQPEVIHEVKTSTNLGEKLQKIRDKIVASGELLLTPEEVEREKAERRGGYQGD; encoded by the coding sequence ATGGATTCAGAACAATTGTTACTCCAAAAATGGCGCGACTTACCTCCTGATAAAAAGCAAGAGGTGATTGATTTTGTTGCTTTTCTAGAATCTCGTATTAAGGAGCAACCTGAAGTTATTCACGAGGTAAAAACATCCACCAACTTGGGAGAAAAATTGCAAAAAATTCGTGATAAAATAGTTGCTTCTGGTGAGCTTTTATTGACTCCTGAAGAGGTGGAAAGAGAAAAGGCTGAACGGAGAGGGGGTTATCAGGGAGATTAA
- a CDS encoding TM2 domain-containing protein: MNKRQSSYFLWLGCFLGFAGLHRIYNGKVKTGLLWLMTWGLFGVGQFVDLFLIPSMTEEKAIEPKDYPLFGKGGNYHSANVELVEPTPENLMIKLVKAAHEKGGKISVTQGVLATGKGFKEVETALIEMVKTGYVSVDNDPKTGIVVYSLHEIS, from the coding sequence ATGAATAAACGTCAAAGTAGCTACTTTCTTTGGTTGGGGTGTTTTTTGGGTTTTGCCGGCTTACATCGTATCTACAACGGCAAAGTTAAAACCGGTTTATTATGGTTAATGACTTGGGGTTTATTTGGAGTGGGTCAATTTGTTGACTTATTTTTAATTCCCTCGATGACAGAAGAAAAGGCCATTGAACCTAAAGATTATCCCCTATTTGGCAAAGGCGGAAACTATCACTCAGCTAATGTTGAACTGGTTGAACCAACTCCAGAAAATTTAATGATTAAACTGGTTAAGGCCGCTCACGAAAAAGGCGGAAAAATATCCGTAACTCAAGGGGTTCTGGCTACAGGAAAAGGTTTTAAAGAGGTTGAAACCGCCTTAATTGAAATGGTTAAGACGGGTTATGTTAGTGTAGACAATGACCCAAAAACGGGAATTGTTGTCTATTCTTTGCATGAAATTTCATAA
- the rtcA gene encoding RNA 3'-terminal phosphate cyclase: MLDIDGSWGEGGGQILRTTLSLSAITGQPIRLYQIRAGRQKPGLSAQHLTCVRAAATICNAEVRGDKLRSTLLEFIPTRPPQAGHYTFDVMDAQEGGSAGAVTLILQTILLPLAIASEESTVILKGGTHVAWSPPISYIEQVYLPLLSKLGLQTELHLQAWGWYPQGGGEVHLHIKGNCQLQGVELLERGALKQVKGLAVVTELPSHIPQRMAMRCEKLLQQAHVKGYVQPLRAKGVAPGAGVFLTSEYEHICAGFAALGRRGLPAESVAQNAVEQLLSFHQQDAPVEEFLGDQLLLPMILAQSPSQYRVAHISEHLKTNVQTISQFGLAQIDLNLEDRLVFVKPGHNLT; the protein is encoded by the coding sequence ATGCTTGATATTGATGGTTCTTGGGGAGAAGGAGGAGGTCAAATTCTTCGCACGACCCTAAGTTTATCTGCTATTACTGGGCAACCTATACGGTTATATCAAATTCGGGCAGGACGACAAAAACCCGGACTCTCCGCCCAACATTTAACCTGTGTTCGTGCGGCGGCGACAATTTGTAATGCCGAAGTCCGAGGGGATAAACTGAGGTCAACCCTGTTAGAATTTATTCCCACTCGTCCCCCCCAAGCCGGTCATTATACTTTTGATGTGATGGATGCTCAAGAAGGGGGTTCAGCCGGCGCTGTTACCTTAATCTTACAAACAATTCTCCTACCTTTAGCGATCGCTTCTGAAGAGTCTACCGTTATCCTTAAAGGAGGAACTCACGTCGCTTGGAGTCCTCCTATAAGTTATATTGAGCAAGTTTATCTGCCCTTACTCTCAAAATTAGGGTTGCAAACAGAGTTACACTTACAAGCTTGGGGTTGGTATCCTCAAGGTGGCGGTGAGGTTCATTTGCACATTAAAGGCAATTGTCAATTACAAGGGGTAGAATTGCTCGAAAGAGGCGCATTAAAACAGGTAAAAGGGTTAGCTGTTGTCACTGAATTACCCTCTCATATTCCCCAACGGATGGCGATGCGTTGCGAAAAATTGTTACAACAAGCTCATGTAAAAGGCTATGTACAGCCTCTACGAGCAAAAGGTGTAGCCCCCGGTGCAGGAGTTTTTCTCACCTCAGAATACGAACATATTTGCGCGGGTTTTGCTGCATTGGGAAGACGGGGACTTCCTGCCGAAAGTGTTGCCCAAAACGCCGTTGAGCAATTATTATCTTTTCACCAACAGGATGCCCCAGTTGAAGAGTTTTTAGGAGATCAGTTATTATTACCTATGATTTTAGCTCAATCTCCGAGTCAGTATCGAGTCGCCCACATTAGCGAACATTTAAAAACTAATGTTCAAACTATTTCTCAATTCGGATTAGCTCAAATTGATCTAAATTTAGAAGATAGATTAGTTTTTGTTAAACCTGGGCACAATTTAACCTAA